One genomic region from Neoarius graeffei isolate fNeoGra1 chromosome 4, fNeoGra1.pri, whole genome shotgun sequence encodes:
- the tgm5l gene encoding transglutaminase 5, like has product MEGLKLIHVSLEEAQNHVWHKTEGLNFTSLVVRRGQPFRLTLSFNGPYMSRKDDLILRIELDRLYNDIPITSSKATSQFQWSAYFQQDTLGPSTPHKASVGVYIPPTASVGVYELHLLFMSRFGSHSCKVGEFTLLCNPWCAADSVYLPEENQREEYVKNDFGLLYQGTAKNISFRPWGFDQYESGILEICMMLLQVSNEHKKNWKSDYANRADPVYISRVVSAMINHNDDCGVLQGNWSEDYRDGVNPSDWTDSGTILKQWAKSGFRPVKYGQCWVFAAVMCTVMRVLGIPTRVVTNYNSAHDTNANLVIEEYYTEKGEKLPHNRDSIWNFHVWVECWMRRGDLRSGFDGWQAVDPTPQERSGGIYRCGPAPVKAIQKRQIDLAYDVPFIYAGVNADVQVYIVRQAQILGSTTVTDRVGVLICTKSMGSNQPQDITCTYKHKKALPPSVRPRSPMPGLPQANNQGLSVKLSFINLPVFGETISFLVTVTNCDSVLKTVRENVNAQAKQYYHSPSNTFWEDSNIIQLAPHGSKLLEHQISYSQYEALGNEQLVNLAAVVMDTTTHERALASEEFNITNPTIDIQVDNEDNIIACRHHVSMVTFTNPFSVAVRGLLTIAGSGLLEEKVLINVALLQPRETMNTMVRFLPRMAGVKMLHASLSLDLNHIIIRGFRTITVQPA; this is encoded by the exons ATGGAAG GGTTGAAACTTATTCACGTGAGCCTAGAGGAAGCTCAGAACCATGTGTGGCACAAGACAGAAGGGCTAAACTTCACTTCTCTGGTAGTGAGGAGGGGACAGCCTTTTCGACTCACACTGAGCTTCAATGGACCTTATATGTCAAGAAAAGATGACCTTATACTCAGAATAGAACTAG ATCGTCTTTACAATGACATTCCCATCACATCCTCAAAAGCCACATCTCAGTTCCAGTGGTCTGCCTATTTTCAGCAGGATACGCTGGGCCCCAGCACCCCTCACAAGGCTTCTGTGGGTGTGTACATTCCGCCCACTGCTAGCGTGGGAGTGTATGAGCTCCATCTGTTGTTCATGTCTCGTTTTGGCTCTCACAGTTGCAAGGTTGGAGAGTTTACCCTGCTCTGTAATCCTTGGTGTGCAG ctgACTCTGTCTACTTGCCTGAAGAAAATCAGAGAGAAGAGTATGTGAAGAATGACTTTGGCCTGTTGTACCAGGGTACAGCCAAAAACATCAGCTTTAGGCCATGGGGCTTTGATCAG TATGAAAGTGGTATCCTGGAGATCTGTATGATGCTACTGcaggtgagcaatgaacacaagaAAAACTGGAAGAGTGATTATGCTAATCGTGCTGACCCTGTTTACATCAGCAGAGTCGTCTCAGCTATG ATAAATCATAATGATGACTGCGGTGTGCTGCAAGGGAATTGGTCGGAGGATTACAGAGATGGTGTCAACCCGTCAGACTGGACGGACAGTGGAACCATTTTGAAACAGTGGGCCAAATCTGGCTTCCGTCCTGTCAAATATGGACAGTGCTGGGTTTTTGCCGCTGTCATGTGCACAG TAATGAGAGTGCTGGGAATCCCGACTCGTGTGGTCACCAACTATAACTCGGCTCATGACACTAATGCGAACCTAGTAATTGAAGAGTATTACACTGAGAAAGGGGAAAAGCTGCCTCATAATCGTGACAGTATCTG GAACTTTCACGTGTGGGTGGAGTGCTGGATGAGGAGAGGAGATCTGAGATCAGGATTTGATGGCTGGCAGGCAGTCGACCCCACTCCACAGGAGAGAAGTGGAG GAATATACAGGTGTGGTCCTGCCCCAGTAAAAGCCATTCAGAAGCGTCAGATAGACTTGGCTTATGACGTCCCATTTATCTACGCTGGAGTCAATGCTGATGTGCAGGTGTACATTGTGCGCCAAGCACAAATACTGGGCTCCACCACTGTGACAGACAGAGTGGGTGTTCTCATATGCACCAAGAGCATGGGATCTAACCAACCACAGGATATCACTTGTACCTACAAACACAAGAAAG CTCTACCACCATCTGTCAGACCAAGAAGTCCAA TGCCAGGACTACCTCAAGCCAACAACCAAG GTCTTTCTGTAAAGCTGAGCTTCATTAATTTGCCTGTGTTTGGGGAAACTATCTCCTTCTTAGTCACTGTGACTAATTGTGACAGTGTTCTGAAGACAGTAAGAGAAAATGTCAATGCTCAGGCAAAGCAGTATTACCACAGTCCATCTAATACCTTCTGGGAAGACAGTAACATCATCCAGCTTGCTCCTCATGGAA GTAAATTACTAGAGCACCAGATCTCATACAGTCAGTATGAAGCACTGGGGAATGAGCAGCTAGTCAATTTGGCAGCGGTCGTAATGGATACAACCACTCATGAGAGAGCCCTGGCTTCTGAAGAGTTTAACATCACCAACCCAACCATCGACATACAG GTTGATAATGAGGACAATATCATCGCCTGCAGACACCACGTTTCTATGGTGACATTCACCAATCCGTTCTCTGTGGCAGTCAGAGGCTTGTTGACTATAGCCGGTTCAGGCTTGCTGGAGGAGAAGGTGCTCATCAA TGTTGCACTTCTGCAGCCCAGAGAGACCATGAACACTATGGTACGCTTTCTACCAAGGATGGCAGGAGTGAAGATGCTGCATGCAAGTCTGAGCCTGGATCTCAACCACATTATTATCCGTGGCTTCAGAACCATTACGGTACAGCCAGCTTGA